The proteins below come from a single Methanophagales archaeon genomic window:
- a CDS encoding DUF116 domain-containing protein, translating to MNINIYPIPIPVIEALGRIIVIGAIAFAILILIALLFCIFIFRTHRIIFPNLVLFLLSVFEEPLRRLLSFFHVDPTLVDRVSVEIGNAVNYPAFARTKLEERVLLLPQCIRSPDCPAKLSPLEGIKCVECGRCEIAKLSAVCKELGISLYISPGGTFAKRILMYNRGQVKAVVGVACYPNLHEGLLNVKLVGIPAQGVPLKTTGCVNTTVDIHEIIARCKMGIGE from the coding sequence TCCGGTAATTGAGGCACTGGGGAGGATAATAGTAATAGGAGCAATAGCCTTTGCAATTCTTATTCTGATAGCTCTCCTATTCTGTATATTCATATTCCGTACACACCGGATAATATTCCCCAATCTCGTTCTCTTCTTGTTATCAGTATTCGAGGAGCCACTCCGCAGGCTGCTATCTTTCTTCCATGTTGACCCCACACTGGTGGACCGCGTGTCGGTGGAGATAGGGAACGCGGTGAACTATCCGGCATTTGCCAGGACAAAGCTGGAAGAGCGTGTATTATTGCTGCCACAATGTATTCGCAGCCCTGACTGTCCGGCAAAACTCAGCCCGCTGGAGGGCATCAAGTGTGTGGAATGTGGGAGATGCGAGATTGCAAAACTGAGCGCTGTTTGTAAGGAGCTTGGCATCAGCCTATATATCTCTCCAGGTGGCACGTTCGCGAAGCGGATTCTTATGTATAACCGGGGACAGGTGAAAGCGGTAGTTGGTGTAGCGTGCTATCCGAACCTGCATGAAGGACTGTTAAATGTGAAGCTTGTAGGGATACCCGCACAGGGCGTACCCTTAAAGACAACCGGGTGTGTGAACACCACGGTGGACATTCATGAGATAATAGCGAGG